A genomic stretch from Vibrio algarum includes:
- the ubiG gene encoding bifunctional 2-polyprenyl-6-hydroxyphenol methylase/3-demethylubiquinol 3-O-methyltransferase UbiG has protein sequence MSPTANVDLDEIKKFEDMASRWWDLDGEFKPLHQINPLRLNYVLDNANGLFGKNVLDVGCGGGILSESMAKQGAQVTGLDMGKEPLEVARLHALETQTSLTYIQSTIEEHAEQNPNSYDVITCMEMLEHVPDPLSIIKACEKLVKPGGHVFFSTLNRNFKSYLFAIVGAEKVLKIVPQGTHHHEKFIKPSELLKMVDKTNLLELGITGLHYNPIFDTYRLGSRVDVNYIVHTQLPN, from the coding sequence ATGTCACCAACAGCAAACGTCGACCTAGACGAGATTAAAAAATTTGAAGATATGGCATCACGATGGTGGGACCTTGACGGTGAATTTAAACCACTTCATCAAATAAACCCCTTACGACTTAACTACGTATTAGATAATGCGAATGGGCTATTTGGTAAAAACGTTTTGGATGTAGGCTGTGGTGGTGGCATTTTATCAGAAAGCATGGCCAAGCAAGGTGCACAGGTAACAGGCTTAGACATGGGCAAAGAACCATTAGAAGTCGCCCGTTTACATGCATTAGAAACACAAACTAGCCTTACTTATATTCAAAGTACGATTGAAGAACACGCAGAACAAAACCCAAACAGTTACGATGTTATCACCTGCATGGAAATGTTAGAACACGTACCAGATCCCCTTTCTATCATTAAAGCGTGTGAGAAATTGGTTAAACCTGGAGGTCATGTTTTCTTTTCCACGTTAAACAGAAATTTCAAATCTTACTTATTCGCCATCGTTGGCGCAGAAAAGGTATTGAAGATAGTTCCCCAAGGCACTCACCACCACGAAAAGTTTATAAAGCCATCTGAGTTGTTAAAAATGGTCGACAAAACGAACCTTTTAGAACTTGGTATCACGGGGCTCCATTACAACCCAATTTTCGATACATATCGTCTAGGGTCACGGGTCGACGTGAACTACATTGTACATACACAACTTCCTAATTAG